A stretch of Patagioenas fasciata isolate bPatFas1 chromosome 4, bPatFas1.hap1, whole genome shotgun sequence DNA encodes these proteins:
- the LOC136101281 gene encoding C-C motif chemokine 3-like produces MKVPAAALVTLLLLVICSPAEVQLDDNFFMTCCFNYVTRPVPRTFIVSIERTSSRCSKPAVILVTKKGRHICADPQAPWVQTLLHDFQKR; encoded by the exons ATGAAGGTCCCTGCAGCTGCTCTGGTCACTTTGCTCCTCTTGGTCATCTGCTCCCCGGCAGAGGTCCAACTCGATG ACAACTTCTTCATGACCTGTTGCTTCAACTACGTGACCCGTCCCGTCCCACGCACTTTCATTGTCTCCATTGAAAGaaccagcagccgctgctccaAGCCAGCAGTGAT cttggtcaccaaaAAGGGGAGGCACATATGTGCAGACCCCCAGGCACCCTGGGTGCAGACACTTCTGCACGACTTCCAGAAGCGGTAG